The genomic segment CCGGCGGCGAGCACATGGTGGAAGGCGGCTTCGAGGTCCTCCACCCCCTGGAGGACGACCTCGCCGAGGGGGCGGCCGAGCAGGGAGGTCCGGCCGCCGCCGAGCGCCCGCGCCGCGTGCGCGTTGACGACGGTGGGCCGCAGGTCGGCGTCGACCAGGACCACGCCCCAGGGCCCGTCCTGGAAGAGCGCCTCACTCAGCGCGATGGAGCGTTCCAGGTCGATCTGGGCGTGCGCCTCGCTGAACGCGCAGTAGACCCCGGCCGGTCCGCCGCCCTCGCCGCGCATCCCGGCGGCCTGCATCCGGACGAGGACCCGGCCGCCGTCCTTACGGACCAGCGCGAACTCGTGGACCTGGCGGCCCGCGGAGTCCTGGATCGCCATCAGCCGCCGCCGCACCTCGTCGGCGTCGGGCCCGCGCACCGCCCAGCCGGCGAAGCCGTCCCGGCCCACGACCTCGGCGGCGGCCCAGCCGAGGACGCGTTCGGCCTGGCGGTTCCAGTGCGTGACGGTGCCCTGGGCGTCCAGCGCGAAGAGCGCGGTGTCCATGCCGTCGAGGAGCGCGGCGAGGAGTGCGGCGCCGGGTCCGGCCACACCCGCCGCTCGTGAGGTGCTGGTGGCGTCGGTGGCACCCGAGGCGTCCGACGCGGACTGGTCGGCCGTACCGCTGCCCATGGAAGGACTCATTCCGTACCCCCGCAGAACGTGCCGTCCCCGCTGTCCGTGCCGCAGCCCTGGCGGCACGCGTACCGGCGTGCGTTTATGCACGTCAGATACCCATTGAACTCGACCGTGCCGCGCCGCACACCTGCTTCCGATAAATAGGTTGTGCGGCCCGGACGAGGTTTCTAGGCTTGCCGCACACGCTGAAAGGAGGTGATCCGAAAAGTGCAGTCTTATCGGATTCGTGAGGTGGCTGCGGGCTGACAGCCCGTCGTCGCACATCGTGCACCTCGGCAGGCTGTCTGCCGAAACCCAAGCAGTCACCGACCCGCAGGCTCGCCGGTAGATCCGGCCGGCTCCTCCTCACGGAGGGACCCGAGCCTGCGGGTTCCGCTTGTTCCGCCTCTTCGTCCGGTACGTGCCTCAGGGGCAGAGGCGCTCCACGCGCCAGCCGGTGGACCCGGGCGCCGGGGGGCGTACGTACCGCAGCCGGTCGTGCAGCCGGTTCTCGTGGCCCTGCCAGAACTCCACCGTCTCCGGCACGACCCGGAAACCGCCCCAGTGCGGCGGTACGGGCACCTTCTCGCCCTCCGGGTAGCGGGCCGCCAACTCCTCGTACCGCTCGGTGAGCTCGCGGCGGGAGCCGATGACCGTGGACTGGGCGCTCGCCCACGCGCCGAGCTGGGAGCCGTGCGGGCGGGTACGGAAGTACGCCACGGTCTCCGCGCGGCTCACGCGCTCCGCGACGCCGGTGACGACGACCTGGCGGGCGAGCGGGTGCCAGGGGAAGAGCAGCGAGACGTAGGGGTTCGCGGCCAGCTCCCTGCCCTTGCGGGACTCGTAGTTGGTGTAGAAGACGAAGCCGCTCGCGTCGAAGCCCTTGAGCAGCACCGTGCGGGAGGACGGGCGGCCGTCCGGCGCGGCGGTGGAGACCACCATGGCGTTCGGCTCGTGCAGGACGCCTCCGGCGGCGACCTGCCGGAACCAGCGGGCGAACTGGTCCATGGGCTCGGCGGCGAGATCCTGCTCGGCGAACGCCTCGGAACGGTACTGCTCGCGCATCGCCGCCGGATCGATGGTGCAATCGGAGGACGGGGAGGCGGCCGGACGGGAAGCGGACGGAGGTGTCGGGTCAGCTGTGGGCACGGGCCCATCCTGCCGCAGCGGGCCGGGGCCGAACGAGCCGGGAGCGACGCTGTCGCGCGTCGAGCGGCGGTCCTGCGCGACACGCGGGGGTGCTGTGCGGGACATCACCCTTCCTTGCCCCGGGGGAAGCCGCCACTATCGGGGGTCAGGTCCCACGGAGGGCCTTTCGGGGCTTCGGGCTTCGTACCCGGGGCCTCACCGACACAGCTCGCATCCGCACAGAGGGAGCCGCCTGATGTCCGCATTCGTACCCGGACTTGAGGGAGTCGTCGCGTTCGAGACGGAGATCGCCGAACCGGACAGGGAAGGCGGGGCGCTCCGTTATCGCGGGATCGACATCGAGAACCTCGTCGGCCAGGTGTCCTTCGGCAACGTCTGGGGGCTGCTGGTGGACGGGGCGTTCAACCCCGGTCTGCCGGCCGCCGAGCCGTTCCCCATCCCGGTCCACTCCGGTGACATCCGGGTCGACGTGCAGTCGGCGCTGGCGATGCTCGCCCCGGTGTGGGGCCTGAAGCCGCTGCTCGACATCGACGCGGCGACGGCCCGCGACAACCTCGCGCGGGCGGCCGTGATGGCCCTGTCGTACGTGGCCCAGTCGGCGCGCGGGCAGGGGCTCGCGATGGTGCCGCAGCGCGAGATCGACAAGGCGGAGTCCGTCGCCGAGCGGTTCATGATCCGCTGGCGCGGCGAGCCCGATCCCCAGCACGTGAAGGCCGTCGACGCGTACTGGACCTCGGCCGCCGAACACGGCATGAACGCCTCCACGTTCACCGCCCGGGTCATCGCGTCGACCGGCGCGGACGTGGCGGCGGCACTGTCCGGCGCGGTGGGCGCCATGTCGGGTCCGCTGCACGGCGGCGCCCCGTCCCGGGTCCTCGGCATGATCGAGGAGATCGAGCGGACCGGGGACGCCACCGCGTACGTGAAGCAGGCGCTGGACAAGGGCGAGCGGCTGATGGGCTTCGGCCACCGCGTCTACCGCGCCGAGGACCCGCGCGCCCGGGTGCTGCGGCGCACCGCGCGCGAACTGGCCGCGCCCCGCTTCGAGGTGGCTCAGGCTCTGGAGAAGGCGGCGCTGGAGGAGCTGCACGCCCGGCGCCCGGACCGGGTGCTGGCGACGAACGTGGAGTTCTGGGCGGCGATCGTGCTGGACTTCGCGGAGGTCCCGGCGCACATGTTCACCTCGATGTTCACCTGCGCCCGCACGGCCGGCTGGTCGGCGCACATCCTGGAGCAGAAGCGCACGGGCCGGCTGGTGCGGCCCTCGGCGGAGTACGTGGGCCCGGCGGCCCGGGACCCGCGCGAGATCGACGGGTACGACTCGATCACGCCGATCACGGGCTGAGCACCGGGCCCCGCGCCCCGGAGCCTCACCGCCGGGGCCGCTCCCCCGACCCGGCCCGGTCCGGGCGAAAGGCCCTACGCCCTGGCACCGCTGTCGCGCAGCAGGGCCGTGTAGGCGCCCTCCGCCGCCCGGCCCGCGACGGTGCCGGGCGGGGTGAGGGCGAGGAACGAGGCGGTGTCACCGTGGTGGATGATCCTGCCGTCGTAGACCACGGTCACGTGGTCGGCCTCCTCGGCCAGGTCGGCGACGTCATGGGTCGAGAGCAGGACCCGGATGTCGCTAGTGAGTCCCGCGAGCATGTCCCGGAACACCCGCCGCTGATACGGGTCGAGGCCCGCGGTCGGTTCGTCGAGCAGCAGCACACGGGCCCCGTGCACCAGCGCCCCGGCCACCCCGACGCGCCGCAGCTGGCCGCCGGAGAGGCGGTCGCTGCGCTCGTTCATCCGGTCGGCGAGGTCGACCTGCACGAGGGCCTGCCTGGCCCGTTTCCAGGCGTCCGGGCGGCTCATGCCCTTGAGCCAGCCGATGTACGCGACGTACTCGCGTGCCGTGAGGCCGGGCATCGGGGTGATGTCCTGCGGCATCCACGCCACGTCCTGCCGGTACTGCCGGGTGCCCGCGGCGATCCCGTCGAGGTGGACGCTGCCGCGCTGCGGGCGGGTCACCGAGGCCGCGAGCTTCAACAGGGTCGACTTCCCGGCGCCGTTGGGGCCCAGCAGGATGGAGAGCCCGTCGGGAAGGGCGTAGTCGAAGTCCTTCAGTACGGGCTGACGGCCGCGTCGGTAACGGTAGGTGCAGCCGGAGAGTTCGAGGGTCACGGGGCCTTCCTCGGGGCGAAGATCAGAGCGGTCAGGCCGGCGGTGAACACCAGCAGGGAGGCGACTGCCGCCGGGACGTCGTGGGCGGACTCCGGCACGACGGTCCACCACCGCGGCGTGTTGCCGCGGAAGCCGATCCCGACGACGAGTACGAGCCAGGCCACCGGCACCAGGACCGCCGAGGCGCCGAACACGGCACGCCCCAGCAGCATGAGCCCGGCCAGGAAGAGCACGTCGCGGCCCGCCGCCGCGGCCTCCTGCGTCCCACCGGCCGCGGCGACCAGCAGGGCGCAGCAGAGCGCCGCCGCGCAGACGACGGCGACGAGTGCGGCGTCGTACCGGCCCACCGGCCGTACCCCGGAGTCCTCCGGGGCGGGAACACGCGATTCCAGCGCGTGCATGAGGCAGGCGACGAGCGGCACGGGCACGAAGAGGGTCAGTGCGACCCGGGGCGAACCGATGAGCGAGGGCAGGACGACCTGCGTGTTCTGCACGACGAGCAGGGGGAGCAGGAAGGCGGCCAGGGCCAGCGGGACCATGATCCTCGCCCGCCGGGCACCGATCCACCACCTCATGCCGTACCCCCCGCGCAGGAGTCGAGGCTCTCGCGTATCCAGGCCTTCTGGGCGGCCGGCGAGGTACCGAGGACGGTACGGACCTCTTCGCCGACCCGGTCCTCGATCTCCCGGCTCTCCGGAGTGACGCCTTCCCGGCCGCGGTGCAGTCGGTACATGTCGACCTGCCCGGTGTGGGTGGCACCCCAGAGCCATACGGCGTGGGCCCGGACGACGGGCACCTCGGCACAACGGAACTTCAGCGCCCGGACCATGACTTGGTAGCCCGCCTCGTGCGGCTGGTCGGCGCTCATGAGGGTCATCCGCCACACCCGGTCGGCGGAGCCCGCCCGGGCAGGTCCGTCGAGCATGTCCTCGATCCGCTCGGGGGCGGCGCCGGGGACACCGGCGGCCCGCAGGGCGCCCAGCGTCGCGGCGGCCTCGCGCTGGATGCGGGCGAGGTTCGCGGTGGCCACCCGCGGCACGCACACCCGGGGGTGCACGCCCGTGCAGTCCACCGGGGCCTGCCCGGTGGCCATGGGCGGGGTGTGCGGCCAGTCCCGGGCCAGGTGCTGGGCACCCAGGACCCCGGCCGCGGCGACGCCCAGCGCGAGGACGCCGCGGAGCACCCGGGGGCCGAACGGCAGCCACAGAAGCATCAGCCCCACCGCGACGCCCCCGGCCAGCAGGACGGGAGCCGCGACGGACACGAAGCGGGGCACCTCGCCGAAGCCGATGTCGGAGAACTGTCCGGACACATGCCGGATCCAGTAGGGCTGTGTGGCCCGCGTGAACGCGACCGCCACCCAGTCG from the Streptomyces sp. NBC_01335 genome contains:
- a CDS encoding citrate synthase 2: MSAFVPGLEGVVAFETEIAEPDREGGALRYRGIDIENLVGQVSFGNVWGLLVDGAFNPGLPAAEPFPIPVHSGDIRVDVQSALAMLAPVWGLKPLLDIDAATARDNLARAAVMALSYVAQSARGQGLAMVPQREIDKAESVAERFMIRWRGEPDPQHVKAVDAYWTSAAEHGMNASTFTARVIASTGADVAAALSGAVGAMSGPLHGGAPSRVLGMIEEIERTGDATAYVKQALDKGERLMGFGHRVYRAEDPRARVLRRTARELAAPRFEVAQALEKAALEELHARRPDRVLATNVEFWAAIVLDFAEVPAHMFTSMFTCARTAGWSAHILEQKRTGRLVRPSAEYVGPAARDPREIDGYDSITPITG
- a CDS encoding ATP-binding cassette domain-containing protein translates to MTLELSGCTYRYRRGRQPVLKDFDYALPDGLSILLGPNGAGKSTLLKLAASVTRPQRGSVHLDGIAAGTRQYRQDVAWMPQDITPMPGLTAREYVAYIGWLKGMSRPDAWKRARQALVQVDLADRMNERSDRLSGGQLRRVGVAGALVHGARVLLLDEPTAGLDPYQRRVFRDMLAGLTSDIRVLLSTHDVADLAEEADHVTVVYDGRIIHHGDTASFLALTPPGTVAGRAAEGAYTALLRDSGARA
- the pdxH gene encoding pyridoxamine 5'-phosphate oxidase gives rise to the protein MREQYRSEAFAEQDLAAEPMDQFARWFRQVAAGGVLHEPNAMVVSTAAPDGRPSSRTVLLKGFDASGFVFYTNYESRKGRELAANPYVSLLFPWHPLARQVVVTGVAERVSRAETVAYFRTRPHGSQLGAWASAQSTVIGSRRELTERYEELAARYPEGEKVPVPPHWGGFRVVPETVEFWQGHENRLHDRLRYVRPPAPGSTGWRVERLCP